In Papaver somniferum cultivar HN1 chromosome 9, ASM357369v1, whole genome shotgun sequence, the genomic stretch AACTTTTGACCGGAGTGCAGCttcctgtagttgcaggaaatcccacaactgcACTTCTTGAATAATGTATAAACTAAACTGTAGTTgtggaaaatcccacaactacccCCAAAGAAATGATAAGAACACTAAATCTAAGTCATGGAAATAaactcaaacattaatgatattatacacCCCTTGACATTATATATGATCTTTACACAAGATTTGTATGGAAAAAATGATGTTCTTATTGATATCACAAAGATTTATACatataaagaagatgatgatgataagataGCTCTAATGTTTTTCTCTTCTCTAATGGTGATTTTCTACTCTTGTTCTTGACTGAATTCTTTGCAACCTGcctctctcttcattatttgaacCCTGAATTCTTTTGCATATCTTGTTGCTTCATGGGTAGTATTTCTTGAGATAGGTGTTATTCCATGGATGTGTGAGCGTATGTTCTCCGTCTTTACCTGTTATCTCATAGGCTCCATTCCCCACAATGCTCTTCAcaatataaggcccttcccagtttTTCGCGAGTTTTCCTCCTGACTCTCTTTGGTATGGTGGGATTTCGCGCAACACCAAATCGCCCACTTTGAAGTGCCTtggtttgaattttttgttgtattCCCGCGATAGTCTTCCGTGGTAATTGATCATGTGCTGCAGCGCGATTTCTCTATTTTCTTCAGCATCATCGAGTTTCTTCAATATGAGATATGTATTTAAATTATTCTCCCAAGCTTCGCGCTTAGTGGTTGGTATGATAACTTCTGTTGGTAGCACATCCTCTACACCATATGTTAGACAGAAGGgcgacattccagtagcttcccGTCGTGTCGTGTTGTATGCCCATAGAGTGTTATGAAGctgttcgcaccatcctttatGATGACCATCGTGTTTTTTCTTCAGAATGTCTGCCAGGGTCTTATTAGTTGCCTCTTCCTGGCCGTTGCTCTGGGGGTATAGTGGAGTAGATTTTCCACTCTGGATTTTGAATGCATTAATTAACATGACAATGTTCTATCCTTTGAATTGCTTTCCAttgtctgataccaattgtaccgGTATCCCGAATCTGCATATGATTTGTTCGAATATGAAAAAGAACACATCGGAATCTCAGATGTGTTGTGTCGCCCTTGCATCAACCCATTTTGTGAAGTAATCGGTTACTACAATCAAGAATCTTCGTTGTTTACTGCCTGGTACGAGGGGTCCTACTATATCCATGCCCCACTTCGCAAAGGGCCAAACACTTAACACGAAATTCAGGGTTCTTCCTGGTACATGGATGAGTTTCCCGTATCTTTGGCATTCTTCGCATTTAGTTCTGATATcctttgcatcttcgtgcatgtgtggccaataataaccttgccCTCTAGTTTTGAGAGCCAAAGACCTTATTCCGCTGTGATTCCCAACGTCCCCATAGTGTATAGCTTTCATAATCTCGATGCCTTCTTGTGGTGATAAGCATCTTAAAAGTGGCCCTTGGAAGGATCTTCTGTATGATACTCCGTCGCGTAGTTCATAGTTTGTAGCTCTAATTTTGAGTTTATGTGCCTCCAACCTATCGCGGGGTGTCTCTCCATCTTGTAGATATTTGTGGATTTAGATCCTCCAGTCGGTCTTTTCGACGCTTCCAGTGTTATTTTTTACATTTATAA encodes the following:
- the LOC113311259 gene encoding uncharacterized protein LOC113311259, with the protein product MGLEDIRLTSDSQLVIRQLDGRYKINDLMLQRYSQLPKQYIDRIPSVIWRHTGWIKNRNADALAFITSMMVNPETRFIRIDSLRQPSIDIRGCAAEVINSGKSTPLYPQSNGQEEATNKTLADILKKKHDGHHKGWCEQLHNTLWAYNTTRREATGMSPFCLTYGVEDVLPTEVIIPTTKREAWENNLNTYLILKKLDDAEENREIALQHMINYHGRLSREYNKKFKPRHFKVGDLVLREIPPYQRESGGKLAKNWEGPYIVKSIVGNGAYEITGKDGEHTLTHPWNNTYLKKYYP